The following proteins are encoded in a genomic region of Pikeienuella piscinae:
- a CDS encoding PaaI family thioesterase, producing the protein MNTPKNDEPGPTRYPLDAFPHARALGLRLEPQKDGGLHVRVPYDERLIGDPATGVIHGGVVTTLLDTGCGIAAMLKMGGKAGVATLDLRIDYMRPSKPGKAILGACECYRLTRSVAFCRGVAYDSDPDDPVATAAGAFMITPLGGRE; encoded by the coding sequence ATGAACACTCCGAAGAATGACGAACCGGGCCCGACCCGTTACCCGCTCGACGCGTTTCCACACGCGCGCGCGCTCGGCCTCCGGCTTGAACCGCAGAAGGACGGCGGGCTGCATGTCCGCGTGCCCTATGACGAGCGCCTGATCGGCGACCCGGCCACCGGGGTGATCCATGGCGGCGTGGTGACGACGTTGCTGGACACCGGATGCGGGATCGCGGCGATGTTGAAGATGGGGGGCAAGGCGGGCGTCGCGACGCTCGACCTCCGGATCGACTACATGCGCCCATCGAAACCGGGAAAGGCGATTCTCGGGGCCTGCGAATGCTACCGGCTGACCCGCTCCGTCGCGTTCTGTCGCGGCGTCGCCTATGATTCCGATCCCGACGACCCGGTGGCGACGGCGGCCGGCGCCTTCATGATCACGCCGCTCGGAGGTCGGGAATGA
- a CDS encoding acyl-CoA dehydrogenase C-terminal domain-containing protein, producing the protein MPTYTPPTEDQLFILHEVLKVQENEALEGYDELTPDLTGPVLEEAGKLGAEVLAPLNAVGDGGCELENGVVRTPEGFRAAFDLLRDGGWTSLACDPDFGGQGLPGILHAAAGESHSAANMAFMMFSGLTLGAYRAIHTHGTDEQKQTYLSKMATCEWTGTMNLTEPHCGTDLGMLRTKAEPRDDGSYRITGQKIFISSGEHDMADNIVHLVLARITGAPEGVKGISLFICPKFLPKEDGTPGERNGVVCGALEEKMGIHGNPTCVMNYDGATGFLLGEANRGLPAMFVMMNHARLDVAGQGLFQAAAAYQAAAAYAKDRLQGRAVTGPAAPEKSADPLIVHPDVRRMLLDQKSFVEGARAALLIAAEINDVSHRHPDAEKREEADAMLGLLTPVLKGFCTDKGFEMTVEAQQVFGGHGYIREWGMEQFVRDARIAMIYEGANGIQALDLVGRKLALNGGKTLMAFFEEIRGFIKAHEDDEMLARNFLSPLKSASKDLQAAAMYFMAEGVKNPNNALAGSTDFMHLFGHVLLGWAWARMAVAARAGLESGEGNAAFYEAKLRTGRYYMARALPETALRLARIQTGAAPVMDLPAEAF; encoded by the coding sequence ATGCCGACCTATACGCCACCGACCGAAGATCAGCTTTTTATCCTGCACGAAGTCCTGAAGGTTCAGGAAAACGAGGCGCTGGAAGGCTATGACGAGTTGACGCCCGACCTTACCGGACCGGTGCTGGAGGAGGCCGGCAAGCTTGGCGCCGAAGTGCTGGCGCCGCTGAACGCGGTCGGCGACGGCGGCTGCGAACTGGAGAATGGCGTCGTCCGTACGCCCGAGGGCTTCCGGGCGGCGTTCGATCTTCTTCGCGACGGCGGCTGGACCTCGCTCGCCTGCGACCCGGATTTCGGCGGACAGGGCCTGCCCGGCATCCTGCACGCGGCGGCGGGGGAATCCCATTCCGCCGCAAACATGGCGTTCATGATGTTCTCCGGCCTCACGCTTGGCGCCTATCGCGCCATTCACACGCATGGGACGGACGAGCAGAAGCAGACCTATCTCTCGAAAATGGCCACCTGTGAGTGGACCGGCACGATGAACCTGACGGAGCCGCATTGCGGCACCGATCTCGGCATGCTGCGCACGAAGGCGGAACCACGGGATGACGGCTCCTACCGGATCACGGGGCAGAAGATCTTCATCTCTTCCGGCGAGCACGACATGGCGGACAACATCGTCCACCTCGTTCTCGCGCGGATTACCGGAGCGCCCGAGGGTGTGAAGGGCATCTCGCTGTTCATCTGTCCAAAGTTTCTTCCGAAGGAAGACGGAACGCCGGGCGAGCGCAACGGCGTCGTTTGCGGCGCCCTCGAAGAGAAGATGGGCATTCACGGCAATCCGACCTGCGTGATGAATTACGACGGCGCGACCGGGTTCCTGCTGGGCGAGGCCAATCGCGGGCTGCCGGCGATGTTCGTGATGATGAACCACGCCCGGCTCGATGTGGCGGGGCAGGGTCTTTTCCAGGCCGCCGCCGCCTATCAGGCCGCTGCGGCCTATGCGAAGGACCGGCTTCAGGGCCGCGCCGTGACCGGGCCGGCGGCGCCGGAGAAGTCCGCCGATCCGCTGATCGTGCATCCCGATGTGCGCCGGATGCTGCTCGACCAAAAGAGCTTCGTGGAGGGGGCGCGCGCGGCGCTTCTGATCGCCGCCGAGATCAACGACGTCTCGCATCGCCACCCCGACGCCGAGAAGCGCGAGGAAGCCGACGCGATGCTGGGCCTTCTGACGCCGGTGCTGAAGGGCTTTTGCACCGACAAGGGCTTCGAGATGACGGTCGAGGCGCAACAGGTATTTGGCGGCCACGGCTATATTCGCGAGTGGGGCATGGAGCAGTTCGTCCGCGACGCCCGCATCGCGATGATCTACGAGGGCGCGAACGGCATTCAGGCGCTCGACCTCGTCGGCCGCAAGCTGGCGCTCAACGGCGGCAAGACGCTGATGGCTTTCTTCGAGGAGATCCGCGGCTTCATCAAGGCGCATGAGGACGACGAGATGCTGGCCAGGAATTTCCTCTCGCCGCTGAAGTCCGCCTCGAAAGATCTTCAGGCGGCCGCGATGTATTTCATGGCCGAGGGCGTGAAGAACCCGAACAACGCGCTCGCCGGCTCCACCGACTTCATGCATCTTTTCGGCCATGTGCTTCTCGGCTGGGCCTGGGCGCGCATGGCGGTCGCGGCGCGGGCCGGGCTCGAGAGCGGCGAGGGGAACGCTGCGTTTTATGAGGCGAAATTGCGCACCGGGCGCTATTACATGGCCCGCGCGCTGCCGGAGACGGCGCTGCGGCTTGCGCGGATCCAGACTGGCGCCGCGCCGGTGATGGACCTGCCGGCGGAGGCGTTCTAG
- a CDS encoding glutathione S-transferase family protein → MTMKLYCFGESGNSYKAALPLALSGLDWTPVFVDFFKGATRTTEYRAEINDMGEAPVLLDGKVKLTQSGVIQDYISEKSGKFGGATPDERREILRWVLWDNHKMSSAAGMTRFLMNFLPEEKRPAEVIAFMQGRLKAAYATLDATLAKRDWLVGDGPTNADFSCCGYLFYTEPFGFSREDWPHLDAWLGRIEALPGWKHPYDLMPRA, encoded by the coding sequence ATGACGATGAAACTCTACTGCTTCGGCGAAAGCGGAAACTCCTACAAGGCGGCGCTGCCCCTCGCGCTTTCCGGGCTGGATTGGACGCCGGTCTTCGTCGATTTCTTCAAGGGCGCGACGCGGACGACCGAATACCGGGCCGAGATCAACGACATGGGCGAGGCGCCGGTTCTGCTCGACGGCAAGGTGAAACTCACGCAGTCCGGCGTCATTCAGGATTACATCTCGGAGAAATCCGGCAAGTTCGGCGGCGCCACCCCGGACGAGCGGCGTGAGATTCTGCGCTGGGTGCTGTGGGACAATCACAAGATGTCCTCCGCCGCCGGCATGACCCGCTTTCTGATGAATTTCCTCCCCGAGGAGAAACGCCCGGCGGAGGTGATCGCCTTCATGCAGGGCCGGCTGAAGGCCGCCTACGCCACGCTCGACGCGACGCTGGCGAAACGCGACTGGCTGGTCGGCGACGGGCCGACCAACGCCGATTTCTCCTGCTGCGGGTATCTCTTCTACACCGAACCATTCGGCTTCTCCCGCGAGGACTGGCCGCATCTCGACGCCTGGCTCGGCCGGATTGAGGCGCTGCCGGGCTGGAAACACCCTTACGACCTGATGCCGCGCGCCTAG
- a CDS encoding MerR family transcriptional regulator, with translation MSEQTYTIGELCAEFDVTPRTLRFYEQRELLTPIREGQRRIFTQRDRARLKLILRGKRFGFSLESIRQWLNLYDLGDGGVTQMTTWVSNARTQMDALRAQRDELEDAMRELQGLIDDTEAELSRRNAARAAE, from the coding sequence ATGAGCGAGCAGACTTATACAATCGGTGAGCTCTGCGCCGAATTCGACGTCACGCCCCGCACACTGCGCTTTTACGAACAGCGCGAGCTTCTGACGCCGATCCGCGAAGGCCAGCGCCGCATCTTCACCCAGCGCGACCGCGCCCGGCTGAAACTGATTCTCCGTGGCAAGCGCTTCGGCTTCTCGCTCGAATCGATTCGGCAGTGGCTGAACCTCTACGATCTCGGCGATGGCGGCGTCACGCAGATGACAACCTGGGTCAGCAACGCCCGCACTCAGATGGACGCGCTACGTGCGCAGCGCGACGAACTTGAGGACGCGATGCGGGAACTTCAGGGCCTGATCGACGACACCGAGGCCGAGCTTTCCCGCCGCAACGCCGCCCGCGCCGCGGAATAG
- a CDS encoding acyl-CoA dehydrogenase family protein → MNEEHVMFLDAATRFLEERWVPRAEGWRKAGIMEREIWNEAGEAGLLCASIPEEYGGAGGDFGHEAVLSLIQGHVNLASWGQSIHSGIVAHYILNCGTEEQKKRWLPKMATGEIVGALAMTEPSGGSDVQRIRTKAVKDGNAYRLSGQKTFITCGQHANLILVAAKTDPNEGAKGTSLVAVETDGAEGFTRGRNLDKVGLKAADTSELFFDNVPIPPENLLGGEENIGFYQMMQQLPQERLLIACGAVGAMEGAVRKTIAYCKERDAFGKPIIEFQNTKFKLAECKTETVVARAFLDKCIEAHLKGELSVETAAMVKYWTTDLQNRILDECVQLHGGYGFMMEYDVAEMWTDARVQRIYGGTNEIMKDLISRRL, encoded by the coding sequence ATGAACGAAGAGCACGTGATGTTCCTGGACGCGGCGACGCGGTTCTTGGAGGAGCGCTGGGTTCCCCGCGCCGAAGGCTGGCGCAAGGCCGGCATCATGGAGCGCGAAATCTGGAACGAGGCCGGCGAGGCCGGACTCCTCTGCGCCTCGATCCCCGAGGAATATGGCGGCGCCGGCGGTGATTTTGGCCATGAGGCGGTGCTCTCGCTGATTCAGGGCCATGTGAATCTCGCTTCGTGGGGCCAGTCGATCCATTCCGGAATCGTCGCGCACTACATTCTCAACTGTGGCACCGAGGAGCAGAAGAAGCGCTGGCTGCCGAAAATGGCGACCGGAGAGATTGTCGGCGCGCTGGCGATGACCGAGCCTTCTGGCGGTTCCGACGTGCAGCGGATCAGGACGAAGGCGGTCAAGGACGGCAACGCCTATCGACTCTCCGGGCAGAAGACCTTCATTACCTGCGGTCAGCACGCCAATCTTATTCTTGTCGCCGCCAAGACCGACCCGAACGAGGGCGCGAAAGGCACTTCGCTGGTGGCGGTGGAGACCGATGGCGCGGAGGGCTTCACGCGTGGACGCAATCTCGACAAGGTCGGGTTGAAGGCCGCCGACACGTCCGAGCTGTTCTTCGATAACGTGCCGATCCCGCCGGAGAACCTGCTCGGCGGCGAGGAGAATATCGGCTTCTACCAGATGATGCAGCAATTGCCGCAGGAACGGCTGCTGATCGCCTGCGGCGCGGTCGGCGCCATGGAAGGCGCGGTCCGCAAGACCATCGCCTATTGCAAGGAGCGCGATGCCTTCGGCAAGCCGATCATCGAGTTCCAGAACACGAAGTTCAAGCTGGCCGAATGCAAGACCGAGACAGTGGTGGCCCGCGCCTTCCTCGACAAATGCATCGAGGCGCATCTGAAGGGCGAATTGAGCGTGGAGACGGCGGCGATGGTCAAGTACTGGACCACCGATCTCCAGAACCGCATCCTCGACGAATGCGTCCAGTTGCATGGCGGCTACGGCTTCATGATGGAATATGACGTCGCAGAGATGTGGACCGACGCCCGCGTCCAACGCATCTATGGCGGCACCAACGAGATCATGAAGGACCTGATCTCGCGCAGGCTTTGA